In the genome of Drosophila yakuba strain Tai18E2 chromosome 3R, Prin_Dyak_Tai18E2_2.1, whole genome shotgun sequence, one region contains:
- the LOC6538621 gene encoding uncharacterized protein LOC6538621: MFFFRRQNAKPAPRPSRAPSFALPKRRPPVQLTPSHQHDQLPFLRRSRFSALPHFRAYEDEPENLSLFIAILYVVDLFGIFPFVTLPALLVKLGYFGVLLVLSIIILQIYTSFLLSQCWTMAELLDPSIQQKRNYPYAALAELAYGPYMSLLVSVLLDLSIFAMAVPSVVMAAQNLEGVVLRMSAGQYNFSYCYWAVIVGLVICPLMWLGSPKHMRGLAIIAVCVMIIIVALLWFCLFAAPAIGTPFEGISLELPGFLTVLNSYSILAFQFDIHPVLLTLQIDMKHKSQVSWAALIGIAITCSVAIFGSIIAAYKFGSMIADNLLQSLPTSVPFYVMLILMALQLCFSVTVASSAMFMQIENYFKLPESLSFKRMLIRSSVLALEVLVAEFVPSFDALMDVVGGTITGPLVFILPPLLYRRIRRMERVHQRIAAEASYGSLPLDLNYDPVDLEMEPLLATTPPTTPHGCWLRMVRCLHRLECDVSCTMAVLIFGLLATFLSTYLNIFSLANLFTNNSPCLSNLTKHF, encoded by the exons ATGTTCTTCTTCCGTCGCCAGAATGCTAAACCCGCGCCACGCCCATCGCGTGCTCCATCCTTTGCGCTACCCAAGCGACGGCCTCCTGTCCAGCTGACGCCCTCGCATCAGCACGATCAGTTGCCCTTCCTGCGGAGATCGCGGTTCAGCGCCCTTCCCCATTTCCGGGCATATGAGGACGAACCGGAGAACCTGTCGCTTTTCATCGCCATCCTGTACGTGGTGGATTTGTTTGGCATCTTCCCATTTGTCACGCTGCCCGCATTGCTGGTGAAGCTTGGCTACTTTGGCGTGCTGCTGGTGCTTTCCATCATCATCCTGCAGATCTATACCTCCTTCCTGCTCTCCCAATGCTGGACTATGGCAGAGCTGCTCGATCCTTCCATTCAGCAGAAGCGCAACTATCCATACGCCGCGCTGGCAGAGCTGGCTTACGGTCCGTATATGAGTCTGCTGGTGTCCGTGCTCCTCGATCTCAGCATCTTTGCCATGGCGGTGCCCAGCGTGGTTATGGCCGCCCAGAACCTGGAGGGCGTCGTGCTGCGCATGAGCGCTGGTCAATACAATTTCTCGTACTGCTACTGGGCCGTCATAGTCGGCCTGGTCATCTGCCCGCTGATGTGGCTGGGCAGTCCTAAGCACATGCG GGGTCTGGCCATCATCGCAGTTTGCGTGATGATCATTATTGTGGCGCTGCTGTGGTTCTGTCTTTTTGCAGCTCCTGCTATTGGAACACCCTTCGAAGGCATCTCCTTGG AGCTGCCTGGTTTCCTCACCGTGCTCAACAGCTACAGCATATTGGCCTTCCAGTTTGACATCCACCCCGTTCTGCTGACCCTTCAGATCGACATGAAGCACAAGTCGCAGGTTTCCTGGGCTGCCCTCATCGGAATCGCCA TTACTTGCAGCGTGGCCATCTTCGGTTCCATCATAGCCGCCTACAAATTTGGATCGATGATAGCTGATAACCTGCTGCAGTCCTTGCCCACCAGTGTGCCCTTCTATGTGATGTTGATCCTGATGGCGCTCCAGCTCTGCTTCTCCGTCACGGTGGCCAGCTCCGCGATGTTCATGCAGATCGAGAACTACTTCAAGCTGCCGGAAT CCCTCTCCTTCAAACGAATGCTGATCCGCTCGTCAGTGCTGGCCCTAGAGGTCCTTGTGGCGGAGTTTGTGCCCAGCTTCGATGCCCTGATGGATGTGGTGGGTGGCACCATCACCGGACCACTGGTCTTCATACTGCCGCCACTTTTGTACCGCCGCATCCGGCGAATGGAGCGAGTTCATCAGCGCATTGCAGCGGAGGCTAGTTACGGAAGTCTGCCACTGGACCTCAACTACGATCCGGTTGACCTGGAGATGGAACCACTGCTGGCGACCACGCCGCCGACCACGCCACACGGCTGCTGGCTGAGAATGGTTCGTTGTCTGCATCGCCTGGAGTGCGACGTGTCCTGCACCATGGCGGTGCTCATCTTCGGCCTGCTGGCCACCTTCCTGTCCACCTACCTGAACATCTTCAGCCTGGCCAATCTGTTCACCAACAACTCGCCCTGCCTGAGCAACCTGACCAAGCACTTCTGA
- the LOC6538623 gene encoding nicotinamide/nicotinic acid mononucleotide adenylyltransferase 3 isoform X2 — protein MIAKISWPKNNITSECFRRIGSFKTRSKAKKMSEFIEETKSLLPRIAFIACGCFSPPTPMHLRMFEIAKDHFEMQGTHRVVGGIISPTHDSYGKKGLASALDRCAMVKLATQSSSWIRLSDWEVHQNQWMRTQAVLQHHQNYINNHINSGGAGGDDEPDTHLAGWLPRGLHDSRDPVHLKLLCGADLLESFAVPGLWAEADIEDIVANHGLVVITRAGSNPGKFIFDSDILTKYQSNITLITNWVPNEVSSTLIRRLLGRGQSVKYLLDDLVLEYIKRQRLFNFKSRDAAAPTECDS, from the exons ATGATTGCGAAAATCAGCTGGCCGAAGAACAACATAACAAGCGAATGCTTCCGGCGGATTGGATCATTTAAAACACGCTCAAAAGCCAAGAAAATGTCGGAATTCATCGAGGAAACAAAGAGTCTGCTGCCGCGGATCGCCTTCATAGCCTGCGGATGCTTCAGTCCACCCACACCGATGCACCTTCGAATGTTCG AGATAGCCAAGGACCACTTCGAAATGCAGGGAACCCACAGGGTGGTGGGTGGCATCATCTCGCCCACCCACGATTCATATGGCAAGAAGGGTCTGGCCTCTGCCTTGGACAGATGTGCCATGGTTAAGCTGGCCACCCAGAGCTCCAGTTGGATAAGGTTGTCCGATTGGGAGGTGCACCAGAATCAGTGGATGCGCACGCAGGCGGTGCTGCAGCACCACCAGAACTATATCAATAACCACATTAATTCCGGTGGCGCAGGTGGAGATGACGAGCCGGACACTCATCTAGCCGGATGGCTGCCTCGCGGGTTGCACGACAGTCGGGATCCTGTACATCTGAAGCTACTGTGTGGCGCCGACCTACTAGAGTCCTTTGCTGTTCCAGGCCTGTGGGCTGAGGCCGAT ATTGAGGACATTGTGGCTAACCATGGTCTGGTAGTAATCACCCGGGCCGGCTCAAACCCCGGAAAATTCATCTTTGACTCCGACATATTGACCAAGTATCAG AGCAACATTACGCTAATCACTAACTGGGTGCCCAATGAGGTGAGCTCTACGCTGATTCGGCGGCTCTTAGGACGCGGTCAGTCGGTCAAGTACCTTCTAGACGACCTGGTGTTGGAGTACATCAAGCGCCAGCGATTGTTTAACTTTAAATC GCGGGATGCAGCGGCTCCGACCGAATGCGACTCCTGA
- the LOC6538623 gene encoding nicotinamide/nicotinic acid mononucleotide adenylyltransferase 3 isoform X1: protein MIAKISWPKNNITSECFRRIGSFKTRSKAKKMSEFIEETKSLLPRIAFIACGCFSPPTPMHLRMFEIAKDHFEMQGTHRVVGGIISPTHDSYGKKGLASALDRCAMVKLATQSSSWIRLSDWEVHQNQWMRTQAVLQHHQNYINNHINSGGAGGDDEPDTHLAGWLPRGLHDSRDPVHLKLLCGADLLESFAVPGLWAEADIEDIVANHGLVVITRAGSNPGKFIFDSDILTKYQSNITLITNWVPNEVSSTLIRRLLGRGQSVKYLLDDLVLEYIKRQRLFNFKSKYITDAVRPNHLLFNHAYTDNNKNANSYSIDDQLEQDMDESDTPSPQLQHTPASRVFCCGEVPLRASKVLRSGPGQAVQVITMQADEKEESQAKKQKISQVSL from the exons ATGATTGCGAAAATCAGCTGGCCGAAGAACAACATAACAAGCGAATGCTTCCGGCGGATTGGATCATTTAAAACACGCTCAAAAGCCAAGAAAATGTCGGAATTCATCGAGGAAACAAAGAGTCTGCTGCCGCGGATCGCCTTCATAGCCTGCGGATGCTTCAGTCCACCCACACCGATGCACCTTCGAATGTTCG AGATAGCCAAGGACCACTTCGAAATGCAGGGAACCCACAGGGTGGTGGGTGGCATCATCTCGCCCACCCACGATTCATATGGCAAGAAGGGTCTGGCCTCTGCCTTGGACAGATGTGCCATGGTTAAGCTGGCCACCCAGAGCTCCAGTTGGATAAGGTTGTCCGATTGGGAGGTGCACCAGAATCAGTGGATGCGCACGCAGGCGGTGCTGCAGCACCACCAGAACTATATCAATAACCACATTAATTCCGGTGGCGCAGGTGGAGATGACGAGCCGGACACTCATCTAGCCGGATGGCTGCCTCGCGGGTTGCACGACAGTCGGGATCCTGTACATCTGAAGCTACTGTGTGGCGCCGACCTACTAGAGTCCTTTGCTGTTCCAGGCCTGTGGGCTGAGGCCGAT ATTGAGGACATTGTGGCTAACCATGGTCTGGTAGTAATCACCCGGGCCGGCTCAAACCCCGGAAAATTCATCTTTGACTCCGACATATTGACCAAGTATCAG AGCAACATTACGCTAATCACTAACTGGGTGCCCAATGAGGTGAGCTCTACGCTGATTCGGCGGCTCTTAGGACGCGGTCAGTCGGTCAAGTACCTTCTAGACGACCTGGTGTTGGAGTACATCAAGCGCCAGCGATTGTTTAACTTTAAATC TAAGTATATAACGGATGCAGTGCGTCCCAACCATTTGCTCTTTAACCACGCCTATACGGACAACAACAAGAACGCGAACAGCTACTCCATAGACGACCAGCTGGAGCAGGACATGGACGAGTCGGACACTCCAAGTCCGCAACTTCAGCATACGCCCGCGTCGCGAGTTTTCTGCTGTGGAGAGGTGCCTTTACGTGCATCCAAGGTGCTGCGTTCCGGTCCTGGACAAGCGGTGCAGGTCATCACCATGCAGGCGGATGAGAAAGAGGAG AGCCAAGCGAAGAAGCAGAAGATTTCCCAAGTGTCACTTTAG